The following proteins come from a genomic window of Alosa alosa isolate M-15738 ecotype Scorff River chromosome 2, AALO_Geno_1.1, whole genome shotgun sequence:
- the taf1 gene encoding transcription initiation factor TFIID subunit 1 isoform X4 — protein MSDSDSDEEHGRPFSLTGFLFGNINEDGQLEGDSVLDTESKKHLAGLGSLGLGSLITEITASEEDEDRDDEKEQAGTDSEGWVKSTEDAVDYSDISEVAEDETRKYRQAMGSLHPGRANDDEDDYDADCEDIDAKLMPPPPPPSLPTPGKKDELPSQTTSVVGDEGDGIILPSIIAPSSAVEKVDFSSSSDSESEADRPSQGPGGGGPAILSLPLAGIMQKDAAKALPGVTELFPVFRPGKVLRFLRLFGPGKNTTSVWRSARRKRKRKQREPQPGTPPPEGEVPECEKKPSWNYEYAPPPPPEQCLSDDEITMMAPVESKFSQTSGEGDKVTESRPKVAEWRYGPAQLWYDMLGVPEDGSGFHYGFKLKEEGPEEAQPTPAPAPPPPPPPPPALATTPESQNEELNEEEQERQNLEDELFLMVTQLQWEDDIIWNGEDVKHKGTKTQRASLAGWLPSSMTRNANAYNAQQGLTRSISQLVPPTPPPMPKAPSISGSKRDKHNQDHQVSHEDDAPWFSIFPIDNEELVYGRWEDNIIWDDQNMDHMLCPPVLTLDPNDENIILEIPDEKEERTSHSPSKENKKETALKKSRILLGKTGVIKEEPQQNMSQPEVKDPWNLSNDEFYYPKQQGLRGTFGGNIIQHSIPAVELRQPFFPTHMGPMKLRMFHRPSLKKYSFGALSQPGPHPSQPLLKHIKKKAKMREQERQASGGGDMFFMRTAQDLTGKDGDLILAEYSEEYPPLIMQVGMATKIKNYYKRKPGKDPGAPDSKYGETVYCHTSPFLGSLHPGQLLQAFENNLFRAPIYLHKMPETDFLIIRTRQGYYIRELVDMFVVGQECPLYEVPGPNSKRANTHIRDFLQVFIYRLFWKSKDRPRRIRMEDIKKAFPSHSESSIRKRLKLCADFKRTGMDSNWWVVKPDFRLPTEEEIRAMVSPEQCCAYYSMLVAEQRLKDAGYGEKSFFAPEEENEEDFQMKIDDEVRTAPWNTTRAFIAAMKGKCLLEVAGVADPTGCGEGFSYVKIPNKPTQQKDDRELQPVKKTVTGTDADLRRLSLKNAKQLLRKFGVPEEEIKKLSRWEVIDVVRTMSTEQARSGEGPMSKFARGSRFSVAEHQERYKEECQRIFDLQNKVLESTEVLSTDTDSSSAEDSDFEEMGKNIESMLQNKKTSSQLSREREEQERKELQRMLMGEDGDKDKSKGRRKGLSSAVSTGSHKDDDTSSVTSLNSSATGRRLKIYRTFRDEDGKEYVRCETVRKPAVIDAYTRIRTTKDEEFIRKFALFDEQHREEMRKERRRIQEQLRRLKRNQEKDKFKGPPEKKAKKVKERPDLKLKCGACGAIGHMRTNKFCPLYYQTNAPPSNPVAMTEEQEEELEKTVIHNDNEELIKVEGTKIVLGKQLIESADEVRRKSLVLKFPKQQLPPKKKRRVGTTVHCDYLNRPHKSIHRRRTDPMVTLSSVLEGIINDIRDLPNTYPFHTPVNAKLVKDYYKIITRPMDLQTLRENVRKRMYPSREEFRESVELIVKNSSTYNGVKHPLTQVAQSMLDLCEEKIKEKEDRLVRLEKAINPLLDDDDQVAFSFILDNIVTQKMMNVPDSWPFQHPVNKKFVPDYYKVIVSPMDLENIRKNISKHKYQNRDVFLSDVSLVHANSVKYNGPDSPYTKTALEIVNVCKQTLAEYDEHLTQLEKDISTAKEAALDAADLECLDPMTPGPYTPQPAELFDSSTSLSLQGDASLLAEATLLPTPEKRGVQGRHGRRLGEEESDVDIEGFEEEDDGKPKTPAPAEDGEGDLDDDEEDEDEMLLPPHRRGHEDEYEDEDEGSSRPPQASVLYQDLLMSDGEDDASEEEGDNPFSSIHLSESGSDSDREPPPASRVHQESARMGMGLDQEESMMSYEGEGPDEETHMEDSNVSYGSYDEMEAQRQRQNSSLGNGEEDGVSEEEEEEDERDGGRRGPSVLTQVQLSEDEEDSEEFRSVGGDSDMDSDN, from the exons ATGTCGGATTCGGACAGTGACGAGGAGCATGGTCGCCCATTCTCTCTCACGGGCTTTCTGTTTGGCAATATCAACGAGGATGGACAGCTGGAGGGTGACAGCGTGCTCGACACG GAGTCCAAGAAGCACTTGGCAGGGTTGGGATCACTGGGTCTGGGCTCGCTCATCACAGAGATCACTGCCAGTGAGGAGGACGAAGACCGCGATGATGAGAAAGAACAGGCAGGAACCGACTCTGAAg GTTGGGTGAAAAGCACAGAAGATGCGGTGGACTACTCTGACATCAGTGAAGTCGCGGAGGATGAAACAAGGAAATACAGACAAGCCATGGGAAGCCTACATCCTGGCAGGGCAAATG ATGATGAGGATGACTACGATGCAGACTGTGAAGACATTGACGCCAAGTTGAtgccccctcctccaccaccaagCCTACCTACACCAGGGAAGAAAGATGAGCTTCCAAGCCAAACCACCAGTG tAGTTGGGGATGAAGGGGACGGCATCATCCTCCCCTCCATCATCGCTCCATCCTCCGCTGTGGAGAAGGTGGACTTCAGCAGCTCGTCGGACTCTGAGTCGGAGGCTGACCGGCCCTCGCAGGGCCCCGGAGGGGGCGGCCCTGCTATTCTCTCACTGCCCCTGGCCGGCATCATGCAGAAGGATGCGGCCAAGGCCCTGCCCGGTGTCACAGAGCTCTTCCCAGTGTTCAGACCTGGAAAG GTGCTGAGGTTCTTGCGGCTCTTTGGCCCAGGCAAGAACACCACCTCCGTGTGGCGTAGCGCCcgcaggaagaggaagaggaagcagCGAGAGCCGCAGCCCGGCACGCCCCCACCCGAGGGCGAGGTTCCTGAGTGCGAGAAGAAGCCCAGCTGGAACTACGAGTATGCCCCACCGCCACCTCCCGAACAGTGCCTGTCCGATGACGAG ATCACAATGATGGCTCCAGTGGAGTCCAAGTTCTCGCAGACGTCCGGCGAGGGCGATAAGGTGACCGAGTCGCGGCCGAAGGTGGCCGAATGGCGGTACGGTCCGGCGCAGCTCTGGTACGACATGCTGGGGGTGCCGGAGGATGGCAGCGGCTTCCATTATGGCTTCAAGCTCAAAGAGGAGGGACCAGAGGAGGCGCAGCCCACACCTGCTCctgcacctccacctcctcctccacctccacctgcacTTGCTACCACACCTGAGTCACAGAATGAG GAGCTGaatgaggaggagcaggagaggcaAAATTTGGAAGACGAGCTCTTCCTCATGGTCACTCAGCTGCAGTGGGAGGATGACATCATCTGGAACGGGGAGGATGTGAAGCACAAGGGCACTAAGACCCAGCGAGCGAGCCTGGCAGGGTGGCTGCCCTCCAGCATGACCCGCAATGCTAATGCATACAATGCCCAGCAAG GTCTTACAAGGAGCATCTCTCAGTTGGTTCCGCCAACCCCACCTCCCATGCCCAAAGCCCCCTCTATCTCAGGGTCCAAGAGAGACAAACATAACCAAGACCATCAAG TGTCCCATGAGGATGATGCGCCGTGGTTCTCCATCTTCCCCATCGATAATGAGGAGCTGGTGTATGGACGCTGGGAGGACAACATCATATGGGATGACCAGAACATGGACCACATGCTGTGTCCCCCCGTGCTCACTCTGGACCCAAACGATGAGAACATCATCCTAG aaatccCAGATGAGAAGGAGGAAAGGACATCCCACTCGCCCTCCAAGGAGAACAAGAAAGAGACGGCCCTGAAGAAGAGCCGCATCCTGCTGGGAAAGACCGGCGTCATCAAGGAGGAGCCACAGCAG AACATGTCTCAACCGGAGGTGAAGGATCCCTGGAACCTGTCCAATGATGAGTTCTACTACCCCAAACAGCAGGGGCTCAGGGGCACCTTCGGAGGCAACATCATCCAG cACTCCATCCCTGCGGTGGAGCTGAGGCAGCCGTTCTTCCCCACGCACATGGGTCCCATGAAGCTGCGCATGTTCCACCGACCCTCGCTCAAGAAGTACTCGTTTGGAGCGCTGTCTCAGCCCGGCCCGCACCCGTCCCAGCCGCTGCTCAAGCACATCAAGAAGAaggccaag ATGcgggagcaggagagacaggCCTCGGGTGGAGGAGACATGTTCTTCATGCGCACGGCGCAGGACCTCACGGGCAAGGATGGAGATCTCATCCTTGCAGAGTACAGCGAGGAGTACCCGCCCCTCATCATGCAAGTCGGCATGGCAACCAAGATCAAGAACTACTACAAGAGA AAACCAGGTAAGGATCCAGGCGCTCCAGACTCTAAATATGGAGAGACTGTGTACTGCCACACATCACCATTCCTGGGTTCGCTGCACCCTGGTCAGCTTCTACAG GCATTTGAGAACAATTTGTTCCGAGCTCCCATCTACCTTCATAAGATGCCAGAGACAGACTTCCTCATCATCCGGACGCGGCAGGGCTACTACATCAGAGAGCTGGTGGACATGTTTGTGGTGGGACAGGAGTGCCCTCTCTACGAAGTGCCCGGCCCCAACTCCAAacgagcaaacacacacatcagggacTTCCTgcag GTGTTCATTTACAGATTGTTCTGGAAGAGTAAGGACCGTCCACGGCGTATCCGTATGGAGGACATCAAGAAGGCTTTCCCCTCGCACTCCGAGAGCAGCATTCGCAAACGCCTCAAACTCTGTGCTGACTTCAAacgcacag GGATGGACTCCAACTGGTGGGTGGTGAAGCCTGACTTCCGGTTGCCCACGGAGGAGGAGATCAGGGCCATGGTGTCCCCAGAGCAGTGCTGCGCCTACTACAGCATGCTGGTAGCAGAGCAGAGACTCAAG GATGCGGGCTATGGAGAGAAATCCTTCTTCGCCCCTGAGGAGGAGAATGAAGAAGACTTCCAAATGAAGATTGATGATGAA GTGCGGACCGCCCCCTGGAACACCACACGCGCTTTCATCGCCGCCATGAAGGGGAAGTGCCTGCTGGAGGTGGCCGGGGTGGCTGACCCCACGGGCTGTGGAGAGGGCTTCTCCTACGTCAAAATCCCCAACAAACCCACCCAGCAGAAG GACGACCGCGAGCTTCAGCCCGTAAAGAAGACTGTGACCGGCACAGACGCCGATCTCCGACGCCTGTCCCTGAAGAACGCCAAACAGCTGCTCCGCAAGTTTGGCGTTCCAGAGGAAGAG ATTAAGAAGCTGTCCCGTTGGGAGGTCATCGACGTGGTGAGGACCATGTCCACGGAGCAGGCGCGCTCGGGCGAGGGGCCCATGAGCAAGTTTGCCCGCGGCTCTCGCTTCTCTGTGGCCGAGCACCAGGAGCGCTACAAAGAGGAGTGCCAGAGGATCTTCGACCTGCAGAACAA GGTTCTGGAGTCGACGGAGGTGTTATCGACGGACACAGACAGCAGCTCGGCGGAGGACAGCGACTTCGAGGAGATGGGCAAGAACATCGAGAGCATGCTGCAGAACAAGAAGACGAGCTCGCAGCTGAGCCGCGAGCGGGAGGAGCAGGAGCGCAAGGAGCTGCAGCGCATGCTGATGGGCGAGGACGGGGACAAGGACAAGAGCAAGGGACGCCGCAAGGGCCTGT CCAGCGCTGTGTCCACCGGCTCTCACAAGGATGATGACACATCCTCAGTGACCAGCCTGAACTCCTCGGCCACTGGCCGGCGTTTGAAGATCTACCGCACATTCCGCGACGAGGACGGCAAGGAGTATGTCCGCTGCGAGACCGTGCGCAAGCCCGCCGTCATCGATGCCTACACGCGTATTCGCACCACGAAGGACGAGGAGTTCAT tcgTAAGTTTGCGCTGTTCGACGAGCAGCACCGCGAGGAGATGCGGAAGGAGAGGAGACGCATCCAGGAGCAGCTGAGACGCCTCAAGCGCAACCAGGAGAAGGACAAGTTCAAGGGCCCGCCGGAGAAGAAGGCCAAGAAGGTCAAGGAGAGGCCCGACCTCAAG CTGAAGTGTGGCGCTTGCGGTGCCATTGGCCACATGAGGACCAATAAGTTCTGCCCGCTCTACTACCAGACCAACGCTCCGCCATCCAACCCCGTTGCCATGacggaggagcaggaggaggagctggaaaAGACGGTCATCCACAACGACAACGAGGAGCTCATTAAGGTGGAGGGCACCAAAATAGTCCTGGGAAAACAACTCATTGAGAG CGCTGATGAGGTCCGCAGGAAGTCTCTGGTGCTGAAGTTCCCCAAGCAGCAACTTCCACCCAAGAAGAAGAGGCGCGTGGGGACTACTGTCCACTGCGATTATCTCAAt CGGCCACACAAGTCCATCCATCGGCGCCGCACCGACCCCATGGTCACGCTGTCATCAGTCCTGGAGGGCATCATCAACGACATAAGGGATCTGCCCAAC ACATACCCGTTCCACACTCCGGTGAATGCCAAGCTGGTGAAGGATTACTATAAGATCATCACGCGGCCCATGGACCTGCAGACGCTGCGGGAGAACGTCCGCAAGCGCATGTACCCCTCACGGGAGGAGTTCCGAGAGAGTGTGGAGCTCATCGTCAAGAACAGCTCCACCTACAACG GAGTCAAGCACCCTCTCACCCAGGTGGCTCAGTCCATGTTGGACCTGTGTGAAGAGAAGATTAAAGAG AAAGAGGATCGTCTGGTGCGACTGGAGAAGGCTATCAATCCACTGCTGGATGATGACGATCAAGTGGCGTTCTCCTTCATCCTCGACAACATCGTCACACAGAAGATGATGAACGTGCCTGAC TCTTGGCCATTTCAACACCCTGTTAATAAGAAGTTTGTTCCTGATTACTATAAAGTTATAGTCAGCCCTATGGATCTGGAAAACATTCGGAAG aacaTTTCCAAGCATAAATACCAAAACCGGGACGTCTTCCTCTCTGACGTCAGCCTGGTCCACGCAAACAGTGTCAAGTACAATG GCCCCGACAGCCCATACACCAAGACTGCTCTTGAGATTGTAAATGTCTGCAAGCAGACCCTGGCAGAG TATGATGAGCATCTCACCCAGTTGGAGAAGGACATCTCCACCGCTAAGGAGGCCGCCCTGGACGCTGCCGATCTGGAGTGTTTGGACCCCATGACCCCAGGACCATACACACCACAg CCTGCTGAGTTGTTTGACAGCAGTACCTCTCTGAGTCTGCAGGGTGACGCTAGCCTCTTAGCCGAGGCTACGCTTCTCCCCACGCCAGAGAAAAGAGGGGTGCAG GGTCGCCACGGCCGCAGGCTCGGAGAGGAAGAGTCTGATGTGGACATAGAAGGCtttgaggaagaggatgatggcAAGCCCAAAACACCTGCCCCA GCCGAGGACGGAGAGGGCGATCTGGACGAcgacgaggaggacgaggacgagaTGCTGCTGCCGCCGCACCGTCGAGGCCACGAGGATGAGTACGAGGACGAAGATGAAGGCTCCAGCAGACCGCCGCAGGCCAGCGTGCTCTACCAGGACCTCCTCATGTCCGACGGAGAGGACGATGCCAGCGAGGAGGAGGGAGACAACCCTTTCTCCT CGATCCATCTGTCAGAGAGCGGCAGCGACTCGGACCGTGAGCCGCCGCCTGCGTCCAGGGTGCACCAGGAGAGCGCGCGCATGGGCATGGGTCTGGACCAGGAGGAGAGCATGATGTCCTACGAGGGAGAGGGCCCTGACGAGGAGACCCACATGGAGGACAGCAACGTCAG